The following are encoded in a window of Deinococcus koreensis genomic DNA:
- a CDS encoding IS3 family transposase (programmed frameshift), whose protein sequence is MGQRQRYTKEFKLEAVRLAHEPDQTFTGVSINLGISDSSLHRWAKEFEQQGQSAFPGHGKASLSAEQAEIKRLQRELDIARQERDVLKKAGGLLRQRKVRRFEFIDAHRSLFRLDVMCRMLDVTRSGYATWRGRPMSPRRAQDDVLSTEIQQIHTRTKGRYGVPRVHAELREHGMACSRRRVARLMSAAGLQGKDRRKHKRTTTRNETHPVAKDLVHRNFDVPTPNTVWAADISFLPTKEGWLYLAVILDLHSRLVVGWTMGERLTTDLPLAALNMAVARRPPPADLIHHSDRGSQYTSRLYQAALQRSGMQSSMGRKGDCFDNAVVESFFSTLKRELMMDTVFMSRQEGRSQVFEYLEIFYNRQRRHSTLGYLTPVEFEQRGNRAVA, encoded by the exons ATGGGACAGCGCCAGCGGTACACCAAAGAATTCAAGCTCGAGGCCGTCCGGCTCGCCCACGAGCCCGACCAGACCTTCACCGGCGTCTCGATCAATCTCGGCATCAGCGACTCGTCGCTTCACCGCTGGGCCAAGGAATTCGAGCAGCAGGGTCAATCAGCTTTCCCGGGTCACGGGAAGGCCAGCCTCAGCGCCGAGCAGGCAGAGATCAAACGCCTGCAACGCGAGCTGGACATTGCCCGTCAGGAACGTGATGTGTTGAAAAAAGCCG GTGGCCTTCTTCGCCAAAGAAAAGTGAGGCGTTTTGAATTCATCGACGCGCACCGCTCCTTGTTCCGCCTGGACGTCATGTGCCGGATGCTGGACGTGACCAGAAGCGGCTATGCGACCTGGCGAGGAAGGCCGATGAGTCCCAGACGTGCTCAGGACGACGTCCTGAGCACGGAGATCCAGCAGATCCACACCCGAACCAAAGGGCGGTATGGCGTGCCCCGGGTGCATGCCGAGTTGCGGGAGCACGGCATGGCGTGCTCCCGGCGGCGGGTGGCCCGGCTGATGTCTGCGGCTGGCCTGCAGGGCAAAGATCGTCGGAAGCACAAGCGCACCACCACCCGGAACGAAACCCACCCCGTGGCGAAGGATCTCGTGCATCGGAACTTCGACGTACCGACGCCGAACACCGTATGGGCCGCCGATATCTCGTTTCTCCCGACGAAAGAGGGATGGCTCTATTTAGCCGTGATCCTGGATCTGCACTCGCGACTGGTGGTGGGCTGGACGATGGGCGAACGGCTCACGACCGACCTGCCTCTGGCGGCCCTGAACATGGCGGTGGCCCGCCGACCACCACCGGCGGACCTGATTCACCATTCCGACCGGGGGTCGCAATACACGAGCCGCCTGTACCAGGCGGCCCTGCAGAGGAGCGGAATGCAGTCGAGTATGGGGAGGAAAGGCGATTGCTTCGACAACGCCGTGGTGGAGTCGTTTTTCTCGACCCTGAAGCGGGAACTGATGATGGACACGGTGTTTATGTCGCGCCAGGAGGGGCGCAGTCAGGTGTTTGAGTACCTGGAAATCTTCTACAACCGCCAGCGGCGTCACTCGACCCTGGGATATCTGACGCCGGTAGAATTCGAACAGCGCGGAAACCGCGCGGTGGCGTAA
- a CDS encoding GAF domain-containing protein has protein sequence MREIEVSPIFVPLEVQGERAGVLSMQRSDTHAFDDTDLQFLALLAPHVSIALGNAALREALERATLTDPLTGLPNRRAFNGEVRAALIGRRAESHSGHMKTRARECGIVTPPVRAQPDPRPRFAGHGGVTQPA, from the coding sequence GTGCGCGAAATCGAGGTATCCCCAATCTTCGTGCCGCTGGAGGTGCAGGGTGAGCGGGCCGGCGTGCTCTCGATGCAGCGCTCCGACACCCACGCCTTCGACGACACCGATCTGCAGTTCCTGGCGCTGCTCGCGCCGCACGTGTCCATCGCGCTGGGCAACGCCGCGCTGCGCGAGGCGCTGGAACGCGCCACACTGACCGACCCCCTGACGGGTCTGCCCAACCGCCGCGCCTTCAACGGGGAGGTGCGGGCGGCGCTGATTGGTCGCAGGGCCGAGTCACACAGCGGTCACATGAAAACGAGGGCAAGGGAATGTGGGATCGTCACCCCCCCAGTGAGGGCACAACCAGACCCTCGTCCGCGATTCGCTGGTCACGGGGGAGTCACACAGCCGGCCTAG